In one Brienomyrus brachyistius isolate T26 chromosome 12, BBRACH_0.4, whole genome shotgun sequence genomic region, the following are encoded:
- the rbm46 gene encoding probable RNA-binding protein 46 isoform X2 — MPVSQSFKATNEEISTAMQGNGQPDTPNEAALLALMEKTGYSMVQENGQRKFGGPPPEAAQRAIHFLDNFEIRPGKFIGVCVSLDNCRLFIGSVPKEKTKEEILEEMRKVTEGVVDVIVYPSAADKSKNRGFAFVEYESHKAAAMGRRKLIPGTFQLWGHTIQVDWAEPEKDVDDETMQRVRVLYVRNLMISTSEETIRSEFSKFRPGAVERVKKLTDYAFVHFHNREDAIAALHAMNRKAIDGSVIEVTLAKPVGKDGGRKFSQRGYVGSSGDGVFMQNKDDNICDIPPGRPLNIPARLNSQYTPDIQRCLYPFYPGSNLIPISMYSLKPSQFFSAITHLEYYCHKNSWSLPQYYLYSTNSQDGKHLLIYKVVITSTCRSFMPDKFCTILEDAKELAAQNALWSLDCSILGSASPSSLSPQAMTSGSGLMSYRCCSFPYPGYSLSRAHPLASGNGHKLYISNQSNFC, encoded by the exons ATGCCCGTTAGTCAAAGTTTTAAGG CGACGAATGAGGAAATCTCAACAGCAATGCAAGGTAACGGCCAGCCGGACACCCCAAATGAGGCTGCTCTGCTGGCGCTGATGGAGAAGACAGGCTACAGTATGGTGCAGGAAAATGGGCAGCGCAAGTTTGGGGGCCCTCCTCCAG AGGCAGCGCAGAGAGCCATCCATTTCCTGGACAACTTCGAGATCCGTCCTGGAAAATTCATCGGCGTGTGTGTCAGTCTGGACAACTGCCGGCTCTTCATCGGTTCGGTTCCCAAAGAGAAGACGaaggaggagatcctggaggagatgAGGAAGGTGACGGAAGGAGTGGTTGATGTCATCGTGTATCCAAGTGCTGCAGACAAGAGCAAAAACCGAGGATTTGCGTTTGTGGAGTATGAGTCCCACAAAGCTGCTGCAATGGGCAGAAGGAAACTCATCCCAG GCACTTTCCAGCTGTGGGGTCACACCATCCAGGTGGATTGGGCCGAACCAGAAAAGGATGTAGATGATGAGACGATGCAGCGCGTTAGGGTGCTGTACGTCCGAAACCTCATGATATCTACATCTGAGGAAACCATCCGGAGTGAATTCAGTAAGTTCAGGCCCGGCGCTGTGGAGAGAGTGAAGAAGCTCACAGACTACGCCTTTGTGCATTTCCACAACCGCGAGGATGCCATCGCGGCCCTGCACGCCATGAACAGAAAGGCCATCGATGGCTCAGTCATAGAGGTGACGTTGGCTAAGCCAGTCGGCAAAGATGGCGGTCGCAAGTTCAGTCAGAGGGGGTATGTGGGATCTTCTGGGGATGGTGTGTTTATGCAGAACAAGGATGATAATATCTGTGACATCCCTCCAGGCAGGCCTCTCAACATACCAGCCAGGCTCAATAGCCAGTACACCCCCGACATACAGAGGTGCCTGTATCCCTTCTACCCTGGGAGCAACCTCATACCCATCAGCATGTACTCCCTAAAACCTAGTCAGTTCTTTTCTGCCATCACCCATCTTGAGTACTATTGCCACAAAAATAGCTGGTCTCTCCCCCAGTATTATCTGTACTCTACCAACAGCCAGGATGGGAAACATCTGCTCATCTATAAAGTGGTTATCACAAGCACATGCCGTAGTTTCATGCCAGATAAATTCTGCACCATCCTTGAAGATGCCAAAGAGTTGGCTGCACAGAACGCACTGTGGAGTTTAG ACTGCTCCATCCTTGGATCAGCGTCCCCATCCAGTCTGTCTCCCCAGGccatgacttctggcagtggCCTGATGTCCTACCGCTGCTGTTCCTTCCCTTATCCAGGCTATTCGCTCTCACGGGCCCATCCACTGGCCAGTGGCAATGGACACAAGCTTTACATTTCCAACCAGTCTAATTTTTGTTAG
- the rbm46 gene encoding probable RNA-binding protein 46 isoform X1, which yields MPVSQSFKATNEEISTAMQGNGQPDTPNEAALLALMEKTGYSMVQENGQRKFGGPPPDWEGPPPPRGCEIFVGKIPRDMYEDELVPVFERAGRIYEFRLMMEFSGENRGYAFVMYTTKEAAQRAIHFLDNFEIRPGKFIGVCVSLDNCRLFIGSVPKEKTKEEILEEMRKVTEGVVDVIVYPSAADKSKNRGFAFVEYESHKAAAMGRRKLIPGTFQLWGHTIQVDWAEPEKDVDDETMQRVRVLYVRNLMISTSEETIRSEFSKFRPGAVERVKKLTDYAFVHFHNREDAIAALHAMNRKAIDGSVIEVTLAKPVGKDGGRKFSQRGYVGSSGDGVFMQNKDDNICDIPPGRPLNIPARLNSQYTPDIQRCLYPFYPGSNLIPISMYSLKPSQFFSAITHLEYYCHKNSWSLPQYYLYSTNSQDGKHLLIYKVVITSTCRSFMPDKFCTILEDAKELAAQNALWSLDCSILGSASPSSLSPQAMTSGSGLMSYRCCSFPYPGYSLSRAHPLASGNGHKLYISNQSNFC from the exons ATGCCCGTTAGTCAAAGTTTTAAGG CGACGAATGAGGAAATCTCAACAGCAATGCAAGGTAACGGCCAGCCGGACACCCCAAATGAGGCTGCTCTGCTGGCGCTGATGGAGAAGACAGGCTACAGTATGGTGCAGGAAAATGGGCAGCGCAAGTTTGGGGGCCCTCCTCCAG ATTGGGAGGGGCCCCCACCGCCTCGTGGCTGTGAGATATTTGTGGGTAAAATCCCTCGTGACATGTATGAGGATGAGCTCGTCCCTGTGTTCGAGAGAGCTGGCCGCATCTATGAATTCAGGCTGATGATGGAGTTTAGCGGGGAGAACAGAGGTTACGCTTTTGTCATGTACACCACGAAAGAGGCAGCGCAGAGAGCCATCCATTTCCTGGACAACTTCGAGATCCGTCCTGGAAAATTCATCGGCGTGTGTGTCAGTCTGGACAACTGCCGGCTCTTCATCGGTTCGGTTCCCAAAGAGAAGACGaaggaggagatcctggaggagatgAGGAAGGTGACGGAAGGAGTGGTTGATGTCATCGTGTATCCAAGTGCTGCAGACAAGAGCAAAAACCGAGGATTTGCGTTTGTGGAGTATGAGTCCCACAAAGCTGCTGCAATGGGCAGAAGGAAACTCATCCCAG GCACTTTCCAGCTGTGGGGTCACACCATCCAGGTGGATTGGGCCGAACCAGAAAAGGATGTAGATGATGAGACGATGCAGCGCGTTAGGGTGCTGTACGTCCGAAACCTCATGATATCTACATCTGAGGAAACCATCCGGAGTGAATTCAGTAAGTTCAGGCCCGGCGCTGTGGAGAGAGTGAAGAAGCTCACAGACTACGCCTTTGTGCATTTCCACAACCGCGAGGATGCCATCGCGGCCCTGCACGCCATGAACAGAAAGGCCATCGATGGCTCAGTCATAGAGGTGACGTTGGCTAAGCCAGTCGGCAAAGATGGCGGTCGCAAGTTCAGTCAGAGGGGGTATGTGGGATCTTCTGGGGATGGTGTGTTTATGCAGAACAAGGATGATAATATCTGTGACATCCCTCCAGGCAGGCCTCTCAACATACCAGCCAGGCTCAATAGCCAGTACACCCCCGACATACAGAGGTGCCTGTATCCCTTCTACCCTGGGAGCAACCTCATACCCATCAGCATGTACTCCCTAAAACCTAGTCAGTTCTTTTCTGCCATCACCCATCTTGAGTACTATTGCCACAAAAATAGCTGGTCTCTCCCCCAGTATTATCTGTACTCTACCAACAGCCAGGATGGGAAACATCTGCTCATCTATAAAGTGGTTATCACAAGCACATGCCGTAGTTTCATGCCAGATAAATTCTGCACCATCCTTGAAGATGCCAAAGAGTTGGCTGCACAGAACGCACTGTGGAGTTTAG ACTGCTCCATCCTTGGATCAGCGTCCCCATCCAGTCTGTCTCCCCAGGccatgacttctggcagtggCCTGATGTCCTACCGCTGCTGTTCCTTCCCTTATCCAGGCTATTCGCTCTCACGGGCCCATCCACTGGCCAGTGGCAATGGACACAAGCTTTACATTTCCAACCAGTCTAATTTTTGTTAG
- the rbm46 gene encoding probable RNA-binding protein 46 isoform X3 — MPVSQSFKATNEEISTAMQGNGQPDTPNEAALLALMEKTGYSMVQENGQRKFGGPPPDWEGPPPPRGCEIFVGKIPRDMYEDELVPVFERAGRIYEFRLMMEFSGENRGYAFVMYTTKEAAQRAIHFLDNFEIRPGKFIGVCVSLDNCRLFIGSVPKEKTKEEILEEMRKVTEGVVDVIVYPSAADKSKNRGFAFVEYESHKAAAMGRRKLIPGTFQLWGHTIQVDWAEPEKDVDDETMQRVRVLYVRNLMISTSEETIRSEFSKFRPGAVERVKKLTDYAFVHFHNREDAIAALHAMNRKAIDGSVIEVTLAKPVGKDGGRKFSQRGQASQHTSQAQ, encoded by the exons ATGCCCGTTAGTCAAAGTTTTAAGG CGACGAATGAGGAAATCTCAACAGCAATGCAAGGTAACGGCCAGCCGGACACCCCAAATGAGGCTGCTCTGCTGGCGCTGATGGAGAAGACAGGCTACAGTATGGTGCAGGAAAATGGGCAGCGCAAGTTTGGGGGCCCTCCTCCAG ATTGGGAGGGGCCCCCACCGCCTCGTGGCTGTGAGATATTTGTGGGTAAAATCCCTCGTGACATGTATGAGGATGAGCTCGTCCCTGTGTTCGAGAGAGCTGGCCGCATCTATGAATTCAGGCTGATGATGGAGTTTAGCGGGGAGAACAGAGGTTACGCTTTTGTCATGTACACCACGAAAGAGGCAGCGCAGAGAGCCATCCATTTCCTGGACAACTTCGAGATCCGTCCTGGAAAATTCATCGGCGTGTGTGTCAGTCTGGACAACTGCCGGCTCTTCATCGGTTCGGTTCCCAAAGAGAAGACGaaggaggagatcctggaggagatgAGGAAGGTGACGGAAGGAGTGGTTGATGTCATCGTGTATCCAAGTGCTGCAGACAAGAGCAAAAACCGAGGATTTGCGTTTGTGGAGTATGAGTCCCACAAAGCTGCTGCAATGGGCAGAAGGAAACTCATCCCAG GCACTTTCCAGCTGTGGGGTCACACCATCCAGGTGGATTGGGCCGAACCAGAAAAGGATGTAGATGATGAGACGATGCAGCGCGTTAGGGTGCTGTACGTCCGAAACCTCATGATATCTACATCTGAGGAAACCATCCGGAGTGAATTCAGTAAGTTCAGGCCCGGCGCTGTGGAGAGAGTGAAGAAGCTCACAGACTACGCCTTTGTGCATTTCCACAACCGCGAGGATGCCATCGCGGCCCTGCACGCCATGAACAGAAAGGCCATCGATGGCTCAGTCATAGAGGTGACGTTGGCTAAGCCAGTCGGCAAAGATGGCGGTCGCAAGTTCAGTCAGAGGGG GCAGGCCTCTCAACATACCAGCCAGGCTCAATAG
- the LOC125704929 gene encoding lecithin retinol acyltransferase-like → MLDPLTFVLEKVLLFARLSVFHCISSGDDTRTANCCEGSKFHRGDLLEVPRTLFIHFGIYLGDNKVAHLMPDIMPLITNDKSQVQRTVTNKRLLLGVLAKNATVRVDTVEDFAYGSPVLLNAMDNALKTRPLPNEEVARRAEKLVGAIPYSLLWSNCEHFATYCRYGSAFSFQTEKFCESLKSVIRDQRSIFLSALVGVMSIIYLGIAPSTTLPTILVPFFLWMAG, encoded by the exons ATGTTAGATCCGCTGACGTTTGTGCTTGAGAAGGTACTTCTGTTTGCCAGATTGAGTGTTTTTCATTGCATTTCGTCCGGCGATGACACGCGTACCGCCAACTGCTGCGAAGGATCTAAGTTCCACAGAGGGGATCTGCTGGAGGTGCCCCGCACGCTTTTTATCCACTTTGGCATCTACCTTGGGGACAACAAAGTTGCGCATTTAATGCCCGATATTATGCCACTGATCACAAACGACAAGAGTCAAGTCCAGAGGACCGTCACAAATAAGAGATTACTCTTAGGGGTGCTGGCTAAGAATGCCACCGTACGGGTTGACACGGTAGAGGACTTTGCTTACGGATCGCCTGTTTTATTAAACGCTATGGACAATGCGTTAAAGACGCGACCATTGCCTAACGAAGAGGTTGCGCGACGGGCAGAAAAGCTGGTCGGGGCCATACCTTACAGTTTGCTGTGGAGCAACTGCGAGCATTTCGCCACTTACTGCAGATACGGGTCAGCCTTCAGCTTCCAGACCGAGAAG TTCTGTGAAAGTCTGAAGTCTGTAATACGGGACCAAAGAAGCATCTTCCTGTCCGCTCTCGTCGGAGTGATGTCCATTATCTACCTGGGCATTGCCCCTTCCACAACGTTACCCACAATCCTCGTGCCGTTCTTCCTTTGGATGGCAGGCTGA